From the genome of Acidobacteriota bacterium:
GATCCTGCTCGCCGTCTGGATCAGCCGGGCCCGCTATGCCGGCCGGCAGTTCGAACTCAAAGCCTGAATCCGGATCCGGTCCCGAACACGCCCGGCCGGGGCGGTCGGCGCCACCGGCGTTATCGCCCTTACAGCAGGTGGGTCTTGCCGAAAGGGCACGGAGAAAAACTTGGCCGGAAGAGACGGCATGGGGTAAAATATAGCAATGGGTGTTCCAACCACATCCGCATCGACCCGTTTCGACGACGCCCGCGCCGTCTATGAGGCGGCGCTCGACGCCGTATCGCCCGAAAGGCTTTTCAAGAAGAATCTGTCCCGCGAGGGGGCCGTTCTTCGCGTGAAGGACGAGACGGTCGACCTTTCGGATGTCGATTGTATCTATCTCTTCGCCGTCGGAAAAGCGGCGCCGCACATGGCCGCCCGCGCTCTTCCCCTGATCGAAGACAAGCTTGAGAGCGGCGTCGTTCTGACGCGCGAGATCGAATCCCGCCGCGAGGGACGCATCGATTATCTTCCCGCCTCCCACCCGCTTCCCGATGAGAGGAGTCTGGCTGCGGCCCGGGCCATTCTCGGCCTGTCCGAAAAGGCGGGGGAACGGGATCTGGTTCTGCTTCTTCTTTCCGGAGGCGGCTCGGCCCAGCTCTGCCTTCCGGCCGAAGGCCTTTCGCTCGTGGACAAACGCCGGACGACGGACGCCCTGATGAAGGCGGGCGCCGGAATCGGCGAACTCAATACCGTCCGCAAACATCTCTCGGGCGTCAAGGGCGGGCGGCTGGCCCGGACGGCCGCTCCGGCCTGCGTCGTCACTCTCGTTATTTCCGACGTCATCGGAAACGACCTCGGCACCATCGCCTCGGGGCCGACTCATGGGGACGATTCGACCTGGGCCGATGCCCGCGCCGTCCTGGACGCGCGGAATCTGTGGGCCTCCGTGCCCGAAGCCGTCCGCCGAGCCGTCGAGGAAGGGGAGAGGGGCGAGAGGCCTGAGACCCTGAAAAAGAACGACCCGGTTTTCGACCGCGTCCGGAATCATATCATCGGCGATATCCGGACGGCTCTCGATGCGGCGGCGGCCCGGGCCCGGGAACTGGGATTCGAAACTTTCCCCCTCACGGACGCCGACTCGGGAGAAGCCCGTGAGGCCGCCCGGAAATATGTCGCTTTTCTCAAGTCCCTGGCCTGTTCCCTGCGGCGGGCGCCCCGGCCGATGTGTTTTCTTGCGGGCGGGGAGATCACGGTGACCGTGACAGGGAAAGGGAAAGGCGGCCGCAACACGGAGTTCGTCCTGGCCGCGCTCCGGGAAATCGAAAAAGAAGGGCTGGGGGATCTTGACTGGCTTGTCCTGAGCCTGGGAACGGACGGCATCGACGGCCCGACGGATGCGGCCGGGGCCTGGATCGATCCGGCGACGGCCGGACGGGGCCGGAAAGCCGGGCTCGACATCGACCGCTTTCTCGACGACAACGACTCCTATTCCTATTTCGAAAAGGCCGGCGGGCTCATCGTCACCGGGCCGACGCCGACCAATGTCATGGACCTCCGTGTTTTTCTCATCGGCTGAAAAAACCTCTTGACATTCGATGGAGTGGAGTTATAATCAATTCAAGTTTTCTTGCGCCGGCTGGAGAAAACTTCGACCCACCTTTAAGACATCATTTTTCCCTTTTCTGCTGTAACAAAAAAACAGCCGGCACCCTCTTCCGCGGGAGAAGATGTTGAAAAAAACATCCGTTCTTCTTGTCCGCCCCGGAGGACTCGGGGATCTTCTGGTCGCACTGCCTTCGATCGCTTTCGTCCGCGAAAAAATGGCGGACGCGCGGTTGACGCTGGCTTGCCGCGTCGACTACGGCCGGCTCTTTCTTGAGGCCGGACTTGTCGACGACCTGGTGTCCGTCGATTCCCGGAATCTGTCCTGGCTGTTCGCCGCATCCG
Proteins encoded in this window:
- a CDS encoding DUF4147 domain-containing protein, whose product is MGVPTTSASTRFDDARAVYEAALDAVSPERLFKKNLSREGAVLRVKDETVDLSDVDCIYLFAVGKAAPHMAARALPLIEDKLESGVVLTREIESRREGRIDYLPASHPLPDERSLAAARAILGLSEKAGERDLVLLLLSGGGSAQLCLPAEGLSLVDKRRTTDALMKAGAGIGELNTVRKHLSGVKGGRLARTAAPACVVTLVISDVIGNDLGTIASGPTHGDDSTWADARAVLDARNLWASVPEAVRRAVEEGERGERPETLKKNDPVFDRVRNHIIGDIRTALDAAAARARELGFETFPLTDADSGEAREAARKYVAFLKSLACSLRRAPRPMCFLAGGEITVTVTGKGKGGRNTEFVLAALREIEKEGLGDLDWLVLSLGTDGIDGPTDAAGAWIDPATAGRGRKAGLDIDRFLDDNDSYSYFEKAGGLIVTGPTPTNVMDLRVFLIG